The genome window GTTCGGCAGGTGACGCCTCGCCATCCCCCGCGATGCCGCGTTCCGGACGCCCGGTGCGCAGCTCGTTGAGCAGCCGCGTGTACCGTCGCTGGATCGTCTCCGCCATGCTGGCGAAGTCGTCCTGCTGCGTGACGGACTTCATGCGGAACCGCCGGTAGGCCGAGCGGTCCGGGCGCCCGTGCCAGAAGCTGACCATGGAGGCCACGACGAATGTCCCGCTGATGTTGGAGATGTCGAAGCCCTCGATCCGTGCGGGTGGTGCCGGCAGGTCCAGCACGCGGGCGAGCTCGCGAAGGTCGGATTCCGGGTTGACGGCGATCGGCAGGGTGTAGGGGACGCGCTCGAATTTCTCCGTCTTCTGTGTCGTGCGCTTGAGATCCTTGAGGGCATCGCGCAATTGGGCCGCCTTCTCGTAATCGAGGGCCGTCGCCGCGCGCCGCATTTCGGCCTCCAGTTCGTGGTGCAGTTCCTCGGTCTGCCCCTCGAGGAACTCAATGCCGGCGCGCACCTGGGCCAGGTACTGTTCCCGCGAGACATTGCCGATGCAGGGGGCGGTGCAGTGCCGGAGATTGCCGTAAAGGCAGTGGCGGTAGTCGGATTCCCCGGGCGTCAGGGGCCGGCAACCGCGCAGGTGGAATTTGCGGCGCATCAGTGTGAGGGCGCGCCGCACGCTGCCCGAATGGGCAAAGGGGCCGAAGTACATGCAGCCGTCCTCCTTGCGCAACCGCGTCAGGGTGAAGCGCGGGATGGGGTCGTTGAGGTTGACCTTGAGCAGCAGGAAGCGCTTGTCGTCGCGGAAATCAATGTTGAAGCGCGGACGGAACTCCTTGATGAGCTTGCCCTCCAGCAGCAGCGACTCCGGCTCGCTCCGGACCACATGCCAGTCGAAGTCGTGGATGGCTTCCACGAGGGCGTTGAACTTCAGGTCCCATCCGAGGCGTCGCGACGGGTGAAAGTATTGGGACACGCGCTTGCGCAGGTCGCGGGCCTTGCCCACGTAGATCACCGTCCCGAAACGATCCTTGTGCAGGTACACGCCGGGACGGTGCGGCACCTGCGACAGCTTGTTTCGGATGTGGTCGGTGAC of Verrucomicrobiia bacterium contains these proteins:
- a CDS encoding excinuclease ABC subunit UvrC — protein: MPVTDHIRNKLSQVPHRPGVYLHKDRFGTVIYVGKARDLRKRVSQYFHPSRRLGWDLKFNALVEAIHDFDWHVVRSEPESLLLEGKLIKEFRPRFNIDFRDDKRFLLLKVNLNDPIPRFTLTRLRKEDGCMYFGPFAHSGSVRRALTLMRRKFHLRGCRPLTPGESDYRHCLYGNLRHCTAPCIGNVSREQYLAQVRAGIEFLEGQTEELHHELEAEMRRAATALDYEKAAQLRDALKDLKRTTQKTEKFERVPYTLPIAVNPESDLRELARVLDLPAPPARIEGFDISNISGTFVVASMVSFWHGRPDRSAYRRFRMKSVTQQDDFASMAETIQRRYTRLLNELRTGRPERGIAGDGEASPAELQRVVDDVTRASRGRRLRRDADAAAVAVAVARRADRNSGTAPEADIPWVPPPGTRARLPDLILVDGGRGQLNAACAELSALGLGSIPILGLAKENEEIHLPNRPEPLRLGLDSPAVKLLQRVRDEAHRFANTYNAQLRLRRISESLLDEFPGIGETRKRALLKRFGSVQRLRRATREEIEEIPGFGGALAGELQAFLAAR